From the Theobroma cacao cultivar B97-61/B2 chromosome 2, Criollo_cocoa_genome_V2, whole genome shotgun sequence genome, one window contains:
- the LOC18608323 gene encoding peroxidase N1 encodes MDGSCLNGRVLVVTLLLSIAASLGESQGTRVGFYSSTCPRAESIVRSTVQSHFRSDPTVAPGLLRMHFHDCFVQGCDASILIDGPNTEKTAPPNLLLRGYEVIDDAKTQLEAACPGVVSCADILALAARDSVVLTSGATWAVPTGRRDGRVSQASDAASLPGFRDSVDVHKQKFAAKGLNTQDLVALVGGHTIGTTACQFFRYRLYNFTTTGNGADPSINAAFVSQLQALCPENGDGSRRIGLDTGSANRFDNSFFANLRDGRGILESDQKLWTDASTRTVVQRFLGIRGLLGLTFNVEFGRSMVKMSNIEVKTGTAGEIRKVCSRVN; translated from the exons ATGGACGGCAGTTGTTTGAACGGAAGAGTCCTTGTAGTTACTCTATTGCTTTCCATTGCTGCCAGCTTGGGGGAAAGCCAGGGAACGCGAGTCGGGTTCTACTCAAGTACATGTCCTCGAGCTGAGTCCATTGTGAGGTCGACGGTTCAATCTCATTTCAGGTCTGACCCCACTGTTGCTCCTGGATTGCTCCGTATGCACTTCCATGACTGTTTTGTCCAGGGATGCGATGCTTCCATCCTTATTGATGGACCTAACACTGAGAAAACCGCCCCACCAAACCTTTTGTTGAGAGGATACGAAGTCATTGATGACGCCAAGACTCAGCTTGAAGCTGCATGCCCTGGAGTTGTTTCATGCGCTGATATTCTAGCCCTTGCTGCTCGTGATTCTGTAGTTCTG ACCAGTGGAGCTACCTGGGCAGTGCCTACAGGACGCAGAGATGGAAGGGTTTCTCAAGCATCTGATGCCGCAAGTTTGCCAGGCTTCCGTGACTCTGTAGATGTGCACAAGCAAAAATTTGCAGCGAAGGGTCTCAACACTCAAGATCTTGTCGCTCTTGTTG GAGGACACACGATTGGTACTACAGCCTGCCAATTCTTTAGGTACAGGCTTTACAATTTCACTACAACCGGAAACGGAGCTGATCCTTCCATCAATGCTGCATTTGTTTCTCAGCTTCAAGCACTTTGTCCAGAGAACGGTGATGGATCAAGGAGGATTGGACTGGACACTGGCAGCGCTAACAGATTTGACAATTCTTTCTTCGCAAATTTGAGGGATGGACGGGGAATACTGGAGTCTGATCAAAAATTATGGACTGACGCTTCCACCAGGACTGTTGTCCAACGTTTCTTGGGCATTAGGGGCTTACTTGGATTGACCTTCAACGTTGAATTTGGAAGGTCCATGGTGAAGATGAGCAACATCGAAGTGAAGACAGGCACTGCGGGTGAAATCCGTAAAGTTTGCTCTAGAGTTAATTAA
- the LOC18608324 gene encoding uncharacterized protein LOC18608324, translating into MDFPHNPSTNSPSSSSSTSSSTAHHPPPSTTTDNDPMHSWWESVSKQRSRILSLSSLLPSDGLTLSSLADSDRPAFSLLSSPAAYSLISSALSSPSSGSGSDPLCQWLYETFQSSDPHLRLLVLSFLPLLSGIYLSRIHSSDSSSLPSLAGFEAVLLAVYSSEAKSRSGKPLLVQIPDLSQPSLYHTPRNKPVNDRSRQSVGVLSPPLEPHLAVKSTKRAIIVGTALDCYYKQVSQMPAWSKLEFCKFAAAWAGQDCPCRTKFDADDHDHNENGNGNSNGHDRFFREDSRFSNGTRNRDDDDVDDEDDVIKDVVVEMDNLGINKEDAENLEKKGVRIPLPWELLRPVVTILGHCLFGPSNSQDVKDAASVAIRCLYARASHDLAPQAILALQSLIRLDKSARAAAKAAAAAAANTSSNANTPSKAKKPEILLVSK; encoded by the coding sequence ATGGACTTCCCCCATAACCCTTCCACGAATTCcccctcctcctcctcctccacCTCATCCTCCACCGCGCACCACCCTCCTCCCTCCACCACCACCGACAACGATCCGATGCACTCCTGGTGGGAATCTGTCTCCAAACAGCGTTCTCGCATCCTTTCCCTCTCCTCTCTCCTCCCATCGGATGGACTCACCCTTTCCTCCTTAGCCGACTCTGACCGCCCcgctttctctctcctctccTCTCCCGCCGCTTACTCGCTAATATCCTCTGCcctttcttctccttcctccGGCTCCGGCTCTGACCCTCTCTGCCAATGGCTCTATGAAACTTTCCAATCCTCCGATCCTCATCTCCGCCTCCTCGTCCTCTCTTTCCTCCCTCTCCTCTCCGGCATCTACCTTTCCCGCATCCACTCCTCGGATTCTTCTTCCCTCCCTTCCCTCGCAGGCTTCGAAGCCGTTCTCCTCGCTGTGTACTCCTCCGAAGCCAAATCCCGCTCCGGCAAACCGCTACTCGTCCAAATTCCTGACCTCTCTCAACCTTCTCTTTACCACACTCCTCGTAACAAGCCCGTTAATGACAGATCTAGACAATCCGTCGGCGTCTTATCACCTCCGCTCGAGCCACATTTAGCCGTTAAGTCAACTAAGCGAGCCATCATCGTTGGAACCGCGCTTGATTGCTATTACAAGCAAGTTTCTCAAATGCCGGCTTGGTCTAAGCTCGAGTTTTGCAAATTCGCCGCCGCTTGGGCGGGGCAAGATTGTCCTTGCAGAACGAAGTTTGACGCTGATGATCATGATCACAACGAAAACGGGAATGGGAACAGTAACGGACATGACCGCTTTTTTAGGGAGGATTCGAGGTTTAGTAACGGAACGAGGAATCGTGACGACGATGACGTGGACGATGAGGATGATGTGATTAAGGATGTGGTGGTGGAGATGGACAATTTGGGCATAAATAAAGAAGATGCGGAGAATTTGGAGAAAAAGGGAGTGAGGATCCCGTTACCTTGGGAACTTTTAAGGCCGGTGGTGACAATTCTAGGGCATTGTTTGTTTGGTCCTTCGAATTCCCAAGATGTAAAGGACGCTGCCTCGGTTGCGATTAGGTGTTTATACGCGAGGGCGTCTCATGATTTGGCGCCACAGGCGATCTTGGCGTTGCAGAGTCTGATTAGGCTTGATAAGAGTGCAAGAGCAGCTGCAAAGGCAGCTGCTGCGGCTGCAGCTAACACTTCTTCGAACGCTAACACTCCTAGCAAGGCTAAGAAGCCAGAAATCCTTTTGGTTTCCAagtga
- the LOC18608325 gene encoding chlorophyll a-b binding protein CP24 10A, chloroplastic, with product MAATSGTVINGLGSPFLCGGKRSQALLGARVATPASGTRKLVVVAAAAPKKSWIPGVRGGGNFINPEWLDGSLPGDYGFDPLGLGKDPAFLRWYREAELIHGRWAMTAVVGIFVGQAWSGVPWFEAGADPGAIAPFSFGSLLGTQLILMGWVESKRWVDFFNPQSQSVEWATPWSKTAENFANATGEQGYPGGKFFDPLGLAGTIQNGVYIPDYDKLERLKLAEIKHARIAMLAMLIFYFEAGQGKTPLGALGL from the exons ATGGCTGCAACATCTGGGACTGTGATAAACGGGTTGGGGTCTCCATTTCTTTGTGGAGGAAAGAGGAGCCAGGCCCTGTTGGGTGCTAGAGTGGCAACCCCTGCTTCTGGAACTAGGAAGTTGGTAGTTGTAGCTGCTGCTGCACCTAAAAAGTCTTGGATCCCGGGTGTTAGAGGTGGTGGCAACTTCATTAACCCTGAATGGCTTGATGGATC CCTTCCTGGAGACTATGGATTTGACCCCCTTGGTCTAGGCAAGGACCCAGCATTCCTCAGATGGTACAGAGAAGCTGAGCTGATTCACGGGCGCTGGGCCATGACCGCTGTTGTCGGCATTTTCGTAGGTCAGGCGTGGAGTGGTGTTCCATGGTTCGAGGCCGGAGCTGATCCAGGTGCAATAGCCCCTTTCTCCTTCGGCTCACTCCTGGGTACCCAGCTAATCCTTATGGGTTGGGTGGAAAGCAAGCGCTGGGTAGACTTCTTCAACCCACAATCTCAATCTGTGGAATGGGCCACTCCATGGTCCAAGACCGCTGAGAACTTCGCCAACGCCACAGGGGAGCAGGGCTACCCTGGAGGCAAGTTCTTTGACCCATTAGGCCTTGCAGGAACCATCCAGAATGGTGTCTACATCCCTGATTATGACAAGCTCGAGAGACTCAAGCTCGCTGAGATTAAGCACGCTAGAATTGCCATGTTGGCCATGTTGATTTTCTACTTTGAGGCTGGCCAAGGAAAGACACCCCTTGGTGCTCTTGGCTTGTAA